In Brachypodium distachyon strain Bd21 chromosome 2, Brachypodium_distachyon_v3.0, whole genome shotgun sequence, one genomic interval encodes:
- the LOC100840413 gene encoding probable long-chain-alcohol O-fatty-acyltransferase 5 has translation MQALEQPTMASELRALAWTTLLVPVCTVYARSACRRLRPGRARLAALFPTFPVFVYLPCLFNSLHLRLLSTFFHTWLATNKLILLALDLGPLHPSLPLLPFLLCAGLPIKLRAAQQPTKTNDSASAPGGPPMADLLVPCARSFLFLTCLAALHPHTGPLPLYVLHYLYCAQIFLTLDLVFSSAGLVAATLLGGAGMERQFRAPLVVASVNDFWGRQWNLMAVDLLRASAYGPVRARWGRDAGVLAAFLMSGVLHECLYWYMTLQRPTGEMLLFFALHAVSHIAERWVRMAGLWRLPKAVAYLLGTAFMVVTISELFFGPFVRAGIDVRMMQEAAAAVESLRAVAKQLIVRPFVGSVSG, from the coding sequence ATGCAAGCCCTCGAGCAGCCCACGATGGCGTCGGAGCTTAGGGCGCTGGCGTGGACGACGCTCCTGGTCCCGGTATGCACGGTCTACGCGCGCTCcgcttgccgccgcctccggccagGACGCGCCCGCCTCGCGGCGCTATTCCCGACGTTCCCCGTGTTCGTCTACCTGCCGTGCCTGTTCAACTCCCTCCACCTTCGCCTCCTCTCCACCTTCTTCCACACGTGGCTCGCCACCAACAAGCTCATCCTCCTCGCGCTCGACCTCGGCCCGCTCCACCCCTCCCtgcccctcctccccttcctcctctgtgcCGGCCTCCCCATCAAGCTCCGCGCGGCCCAGCAGCCCACCAAGACCAACGATTCTGCGTCCGCGCCAGGTGGGCCGCCCATGGCCGATTTGCTCGTCCCCTGCGCCCgcagcttcctcttcctcaccTGCCTCGCCGCGCTCCACCCGCACACCGGCCCGCTCCCGCTCTACGTCCTCCACTACCTCTACTGCGCGCAGATCTTCCTCACGCTCGACCTCGTCTTCTCCTCGGCCGGGCTCGTCGCGGCGACGCTGCTGGGGGGCGCGGGCATGGAGCGGCAGTTCAGGGCGCCGCTCGTCGTGGCGTCGGTGAACGACTTCTGGGGCCGGCAGTGGAACCTCATGGCGGTGGACCTCCTCCGCGCCTCGGCGTACGGGCCGGTGCGCGCGCGCTGGGGCCGGGACGCCGGCGTGCTCGCCGCGTTCCTCATGTCGGGCGTGCTCCACGAGTGCCTCTACTGGTACATGACGCTGCAGCGGCCCACGGGCGAGATGCTGCTCTTCTTCGCGCTCCACGCTGTCTCTCACATCGCCGAGCGGTGGGTGAGGATGGCCGGGCTTTGGCGGCTGCCCAAGGCAGTGGCGTACCTTCTCGGCACCGCCTTTATGGTTGTCACCATATCGGAGCTCTTCTTCGGGCCGTTCGTCAGAGCTGGCATAGACGTGCGCATGATgcaggaggccgcggcggcagtggAGTCGCTTAGGGCCGTCGCTAAACAACTCATCGTTCGTCCCTTCGTGGGGTCTGTTTCCGGTTAG